The following coding sequences lie in one Capsicum annuum cultivar UCD-10X-F1 chromosome 5, UCD10Xv1.1, whole genome shotgun sequence genomic window:
- the LOC107872658 gene encoding kirola-like: MGLRGKLVAHLEVKCSGELFHDHFNSKPHHIPNISDKINHFEVHEGELGSVGTLVEWRFNYEGEERVLKQVIDHIDEEKKRITFKLVGGYFVDLYKEFKATLDAEENWISWTFEYEKQNEDIPEPITLLGIPIDLIKDIDSHHHNK; this comes from the exons ATGGGTTTGAGGGGTAAATTAGTTGCTCATTTGGAGGTCAAGTGTAGTGGAGAACTATTTCATGATCACTTCAACTCCAAACCTCACCACATCCCTAATATAAGTGATAAGATAAACCATTTTGAGGTTCATGAAGGTGAATTAGGAAGTGTTGGTACTCTTGTTGAATGGAGATTTAACTATG aggGGGAAGAGAGGGTGTTGAAGCAAGTTATTGATCACatagatgaagaaaagaaaagaatcacCTTCAAACTTGTTGGAGGATATTTTGTGGATTTATACAAGGAATTTAAGGCTACTTTGGATGCTGAAGAGAATTGGATATCATGGACATTTGAGTATGAGAAGCAAAATGAAGATATCCCAGAGCCCATCACTCTTTTGGGAATTCCCATTGATCTCATAAAAGACATTGATTCACACCATCACAACAAATGA